A single Marinitoga aeolica DNA region contains:
- a CDS encoding FmdB family zinc ribbon protein, which yields MPIYRYICEKCGHEFTVMHGMSETPEVFCEKCGSPARKGIGRIGISFKGSGFYINDSKSSGKTVSSSEKK from the coding sequence ATGCCTATATACAGATATATTTGTGAAAAATGTGGACATGAATTTACAGTAATGCATGGGATGAGTGAAACTCCTGAAGTTTTTTGTGAAAAATGTGGAAGTCCAGCAAGAAAAGGAATAGGAAGAATAGGTATTTCTTTTAAAGGAAGTGGCTTTTATATAAATGATTCAAAGAGTTCTGGTAAAACAGTATCATCAAGTGAAAAAAAATAA